One window of the Cytophagia bacterium CHB2 genome contains the following:
- a CDS encoding VOC family protein produces the protein MEPNLKQAVSFFAVSNMETSLRYYVDGLGFEMTNKWIDEGKLRWCWLQRGDAALMLQEFKKEGHDSWAPEGKVGVGVTICFICEDALALYHEFTARGIPASRPFVGNGMWVTALSDPDGYRIDFESYTGVAEGTEYTEAEEYNSCTRK, from the coding sequence ATGGAACCGAACCTCAAACAAGCCGTATCGTTTTTCGCTGTTTCGAATATGGAAACTTCCCTGCGTTACTACGTTGATGGCCTCGGCTTTGAGATGACTAACAAGTGGATTGACGAGGGCAAGCTGCGCTGGTGTTGGCTGCAACGCGGGGATGCGGCTCTCATGCTGCAGGAATTCAAGAAGGAAGGACACGACTCTTGGGCGCCTGAAGGTAAAGTCGGCGTGGGCGTCACAATCTGCTTCATTTGCGAGGATGCGCTGGCGCTGTACCACGAATTCACCGCGCGCGGAATTCCGGCTTCACGGCCCTTTGTGGGGAATGGCATGTGGGTCACTGCACTGTCAGACCCGGACGGCTACCGGATCGACTTCGAGAGTTACACGGGTGTAGCCGAAGGTACAGAGTACACAGAAGCAGAAGAATATAATTCTTGCACACGCAAATGA
- a CDS encoding LLM class flavin-dependent oxidoreductase yields MEIGIYTFAETTPDPATGRTISAAQRLRNLVEEIKLAEQVGLEVFGVGEHHRPDFAVSAPAVVLAAAAEHTKNIRLTSAVTVLSSDDPVRVFQNFATLDLLSAGRAEIMAGRGSFIESFPLFGYDLNDYDELFAEKLELLLQLRDHVHVNWSGKHRPPIKDLGIYPRPLQNPLPIWIAVGGTPQSVVRAAMLGLPLAVAIIGGAPERFAPLIALYRDTARRAGHDPAQLPVGINSHAYVADSSQQAADEFYPSYAEVMTRIGRERGWPPTTREQFEALRSPRGALLVGSPQEVIDKILFQYEIFGHQRFLAQLTVGSMPHDKTMRAIELLGTKVAPAVRQEIARRTATSTTARI; encoded by the coding sequence ATGGAAATTGGCATTTACACCTTTGCCGAAACGACGCCGGATCCGGCAACCGGCCGAACGATCAGCGCCGCACAGCGGCTGCGTAATCTCGTTGAGGAAATCAAACTCGCCGAACAGGTTGGGCTGGAAGTCTTTGGTGTCGGAGAACATCATCGCCCCGACTTCGCCGTGTCCGCTCCGGCAGTGGTGCTGGCCGCGGCAGCAGAGCATACCAAAAACATCCGGCTGACCAGCGCCGTCACGGTGCTGAGTTCTGATGATCCCGTGAGGGTTTTTCAAAACTTTGCCACTTTGGATTTGCTTTCCGCCGGGCGCGCGGAGATTATGGCGGGACGCGGATCGTTCATCGAGTCTTTCCCGTTGTTTGGATATGATCTCAACGATTACGATGAGCTGTTCGCAGAAAAGCTTGAGCTTCTCTTGCAACTGCGCGATCATGTGCATGTAAATTGGTCAGGCAAACACCGGCCGCCGATCAAGGATCTCGGAATTTATCCCCGCCCGTTGCAAAATCCTCTGCCAATATGGATTGCCGTCGGCGGCACACCGCAGTCAGTTGTGCGCGCGGCGATGCTGGGATTGCCTCTGGCGGTTGCCATCATTGGCGGCGCGCCGGAACGCTTCGCGCCTCTCATCGCGCTTTATCGCGACACCGCACGCCGGGCTGGACATGATCCGGCACAGCTTCCGGTAGGCATCAACTCACATGCTTATGTTGCAGACTCTTCGCAACAGGCGGCAGATGAGTTCTATCCCTCTTATGCCGAAGTGATGACCAGGATTGGGCGGGAACGCGGCTGGCCGCCCACCACGCGAGAGCAGTTCGAGGCGCTGCGTTCACCGCGAGGTGCGCTGCTCGTGGGCAGTCCGCAAGAAGTGATCGACAAGATTCTTTTTCAATATGAAATTTTCGGCCATCAGCGCTTTCTGGCGCAACTGACTGTCGGCTCGATGCCGCATGATAAAACAATGCGCGCGATTGAGCTTTTGGGAACGAAAGTCGCGCCGGCCGTGCGTCAGGAAATCGCGCGCCGCACGGCTACAAGCACGACTGCCAGGATTTAG